A single Cryptococcus deuterogattii R265 chromosome 2, complete sequence DNA region contains:
- a CDS encoding dihydroceramidase: MGAFDKLRGDQVSSGFWGEHTSTIDWCETNYSHSPYIAEFVNTLSNLPSFLIGLYGCYSVLKNGLRRRYALCYLGLSLIGLGSFGFHASLRWEWQLMDELPMIYVVSYAAYLVLDTLPGFEPRFGTIGPLILLAWDAFVTISYICLPNPVYHQVAFAAILITATLRTVALVFDLPPGHPARGIVGEMMAWGIVTFATGFGIWNIDNIFCTELRAIRSMMGPFGVLVEGHAYWHYMTGYGAYLIFTASILLHCLIKDDIKGYQINGRWLPTVIRRPQAGNKPESRDWKGTVTPPEKLD; encoded by the exons ATGGGAGCCTTTGACAAGCTTAGAGGAGACCAGGTATCCAGTGGCT TCTGGGGAGAGCATACGAGTACCATTGACTG GTGCGAAACCAACTACTCCCACAGTCCATACATTGCTGAATTCGTCAACACTCTTTCCAATCTCCCCTCATTCCTCATTGGCCTCTATGGATGCTACTCTGTCCTCAAGAACGGTTTGCGCAGAAGATATGCTCTGTGCTACCTAGGCCTTAGCTTGATTGGCTTGGGAAGCTTTGGTTTCCATGCCAGCCTGAGATGGGAATGGCAGTTGATGGACGAACTACCCATGATCTATGTGGTGTCTTATGCAGCTTACCTTGTGCTCGACACTTTACCAGGCTTTGAACCTCGTTTTGGTACCATTGGGCCCTTGATCTTATTGGCTTGGGACGCCTTTGTGACTATCTCATA catctgTCTTCCTAATCCCGTTTATCACCAAGTTGCTTTTGCTGCTATCCTCATTACAGCTACTCTTCGCACCGTAGCCCTTGTGTTCGATCTTCCTCCAGGACATCCAGCTCGCGGTATTGTCGGTGAGATGATGGCTTGGGGGATTGTCACATTTGCCACTGGGTTCGGCATTTGGAACATCGACAATATCTTCTGCACAGAGTTAAGAGCTATCAGATCGATGATGGGGCCGTTTGGCGTACTCGTGGAAG GCCATGCCTATTGGCATTATATGACAGGGTATGGTGCATATTTGATTTTCACCGCTTCCATCC TCCTCCATTGCCTCATTAAAGATGACATAAAAGGTTACCAAATCAATGGAAGATGGCTTCCTACTGTGATTCGTCGTCCTCAGGCGGGTAATAAACCCGAGTCGAGGGACTGGAAGGGAACCGTCACACCACCTGAAAAGCTTGATTGA